The segment TCAGGAAGAAAAAGGCAGCCTTCTGGGAGAGTGCGACCTGATCCTGAGCTTTCTCATGTACAACGATATCTCTGCCATGAGCCGCCTGCACCGCAGCGCCAGTGCGCAGATGTCCCACCCGGCTATCAGCATCCAGAACAGCGGTGGGTGGACCTTCGGTTCTCCCTCGGTGCTGATGATGTTCCACCGTCAGCCCGGTCAGCTGGACCGGGAGCTGGCGGAGATGGATGAATGTATGCCCCACTATTATAAGATCACCAATGGGCACGGCATGGGGGCGGAGACCATCATGCGGGCAGAGGCAGATCTGCAGCAGGGGCGGTTCGACGACGCGCAGATCCTGTTGGAGCGTGCCTATGCACAGATCGAGGGCAACGGTCAGACCAACATGACCCTCTGCTGTGATTTTCTGGCGTGGCGGCTGTCCCTCTGCGGGCCCTACACGCCCCGGGTCCCGCTGGAAGTACGGCGGGAAGAGATGCTCCGGCAGCACAATATGTCATGGCGCAATCTGTTCAACGCCATCTGCGCCTATTACTACGCCCTGCGGGGGCAGACAGGCAGCATCCCGGAGGTGTACGCCGCCCACCGCATGAATACCGTAAACACCCTCGCTCCCGGCAAACCCATGATCGGGCTGATCGAAAATCAGGTCTATCTGGCACAGGGAGAATGGGCCCGGGTGCTGGGCCGCAGCCCGGGGCTGCTGACCCTGTGCGAAGCCCTTCACTATGACCTTGTGGCCCTGCATCTGCGGATCCAGATGGCGGCAGCCTATGCCCGGCTGGGCCGACAGGACGAAGGCCTCGGCCTGCTCCAGCAGGCTCTGGCGCAGGCCGCCCCGGACGGCTTTATCATGCCCTTTGCAGAAAATTTCCGGGATCTGAAACCTCTGCTGGAAGCAGCGCAGGAAGGGCCCCATTCCGATGCTGTCCGGCGCATCCTTGCTCTGGGTGCAGCGCAGGAGGAACGCTGCCGGGCATTGAACCACAGCGAGGCCCTGCCCGAAGCTGCCGCCCGGCTGACAGAGCGGGAGCTTACACTGGCAAGGCTTATTGCAGACCGCTGCACCAACAAAGAGATCGCTGCCAAGATGTTCCTTTCGGAAGGAACGGTGAAGCAGTACACCAACCAGCTTTATTCCAAGCTGGGCATTGGCGGCGGGGTGCGCACGAAGCGTGCCCAGCTGGCAGAATTGTTCGCCAAAAAATACTAACCTCAGGTTAATAGCTTTTTTCACCGGCCCGTTGTACTCTTTTATTAGAGGAATAACAGGCCGGTTTTTCTGCGCCCGGATGCAGACTGAAAAAAGCAGTGCACAGGGCAGCGGAACGGCGGAAGGAGGATGTTTTTATGACAAATGAACTCCGGCACACCCCAAAGCTGCGGCTGCTCAGTGCTTTTCTGGCAGCGGCCATGACTCTGACCACGCTGCCTGCGGCTGCATTCGCGGCGGACGTGACAGATTATGAACTTGCTGTGAATGGAAAGAGGGTAACCTCGGCCAACGCAACGAATATTCTGGACGATGGCAAGGCAAGTTATGATGCTGTCACCCGGACGCTGACCCTGAGTGGAGACATCTCAGCCACAGACAATGCAGTCAACCCATTCGGGGAGCAGATAACTGTTGACGGAAACAGTACACTTACACTGACCGATGGGCAGAAAGAATTGTACGCCGGGCTTTGTGGTACAAAGACGATCAATGTAGCGGCAGGTGCTGATATCACATTGGACGCATTTGGATATGGCATTTCCTATGCGGGCGCAGATATTTCCGGAAATGTAACGATCCGCAATGTGGATTTCGGTATCACAAGTGGTGGTGCCACGATTCAAAGCACTGGTAAATTGGTCATTGAGAAAGCTGACAAAGCAGTTTCCGGCGGCGGTGCAAAAGTTTATGGCACGCTGGAAATTGACGAGACCGGCACAGCCGTCAGCGACAGCGGTGTCACGGTCTATGAGGGCGGCGTGGTGACCATCACCGGAGCAACCAGCGGCCTGAACGGCAGGTCGGAAGTGGACGGCGGCAGCCTTTCGGTGAGCGCCACAACCTGCATTGACAACGGCGAAGTGATATTTAAAAGCGGCACCCTAAAGCTGGATTCCGCCAATAACGAGACGATTGCCCTGAACAAACTGACTGTGAACGCGCCCAACTTCTGGTACCGCACGGCAACGGACGGCGCATGGACGCAAGTGACGGGCGGCAGCTGGACGCGGCCTGACGATGCGGTTTATTTTGAGATCACCACCGATGATCCTGCTGCCACGCACTACACCGTTACCTTCGACCTCAACGGCGGCACAAACTGGGACTGGATCAGCGGCGGCGAATGGAATAACGCCCACGATCGGGTGAGTTTTCCCACTCAAACTGGAGGCCGCGGCGAAGGTCTGTCGATCTCTGTGGACCCCGGCATGGGCCCGAAACGGGAAGGCTATGAGTTCGTTGGCTGGTACACTGCAGCTGTCGGCGGTGAGCCGGTGGAGAATCAGTCCTATTACTATCAAGATCAGCGTCTGGAGCCGATCACAGAAAATATCACCCTCTATGCCCACTGGCAGTGGATCGGCGAGGGTCCTGAGCCTGGCCCCGCCCCTGTCCCGGACGAAACGGTGGTCGACGGCGGAGACGGCTCCGGGTTCGGCGCAGTGCTGGCCGTGGCAGGCGGCGCTGCTGTGGTGGGTGCTGCAGGCTTCGGCGTCTACGAACTGGCCACCCGCGCCATCCTGAAAGACCTGCTGCCTGAGGGCACGGCGATCCCCGCGACCCGCGGCGAGCTGGCCCTGCTGCTGTGGCAGAACGCCGGAAGGCCGGAACCCGCTGCACTGCCCGCCTTTGCGGACACGGCAGATACGGAGACTGCAAAGGCCGCCCAGTGGTGCACCGAACAGGGCCTGCTGACGGCTGAGAACGGCGCGTTCCACCCGGAACAGAAGGTCACGAAGTACCGCGTGATCCGGGTCTGGAAACAGGCTGCGGCACCGCAGCAGTGATGGGGCAGCTGCAGATCTGCACCGGAAAACTCAGGACGGATGTGAAGAGAACCTGCTGATAGATCCCGGCAAAGAGGACCCGCTCCCCGCAGAGCAAAAGGAAGGTTCTCTTTGCCGCAGCGGAAACGGCTTGGGTCAAATGCTTTTCCGTTTTTTAAAACAGCGAGGCCCATGTCCGGCACCCCTGCGATGCGGACATGGGCCTTTTTTCTCGGCTGCTCCACTGCCGGGAAAACACTTTGCAGATCAAAACAGGAAAGGAGAAAAACAAGATGAAATGGAGAAAAACAGCGGCTGTTCTGAGCCTTCTGCTGGCGCTGAGCATCAGCCTTTCTGCCTGTGGAGGAGGCGCGGCAGAGCCCTCCCCCAGCTCAGAATCGGAGGAAGCCCCGTATTCTGAGGAGACCTCGGACGCGACCTCTGCGGCTGAGCTGAGCGATGAGCAGCGGGAAGCGCTGGACGACTGGATCTGGTAC is part of the Faecalibacterium sp. HTF-F genome and harbors:
- a CDS encoding InlB B-repeat-containing protein, translated to MTNELRHTPKLRLLSAFLAAAMTLTTLPAAAFAADVTDYELAVNGKRVTSANATNILDDGKASYDAVTRTLTLSGDISATDNAVNPFGEQITVDGNSTLTLTDGQKELYAGLCGTKTINVAAGADITLDAFGYGISYAGADISGNVTIRNVDFGITSGGATIQSTGKLVIEKADKAVSGGGAKVYGTLEIDETGTAVSDSGVTVYEGGVVTITGATSGLNGRSEVDGGSLSVSATTCIDNGEVIFKSGTLKLDSANNETIALNKLTVNAPNFWYRTATDGAWTQVTGGSWTRPDDAVYFEITTDDPAATHYTVTFDLNGGTNWDWISGGEWNNAHDRVSFPTQTGGRGEGLSISVDPGMGPKREGYEFVGWYTAAVGGEPVENQSYYYQDQRLEPITENITLYAHWQWIGEGPEPGPAPVPDETVVDGGDGSGFGAVLAVAGGAAVVGAAGFGVYELATRAILKDLLPEGTAIPATRGELALLLWQNAGRPEPAALPAFADTADTETAKAAQWCTEQGLLTAENGAFHPEQKVTKYRVIRVWKQAAAPQQ